The following proteins come from a genomic window of Polaribacter dokdonensis:
- a CDS encoding glycoside hydrolase family 53 protein: MKSILKQRLKYLLLYFLSILLLSCSTEKEANNDTTILPETTESEFYLGADLSYVNEMENCGVTYKNKDGDSEDVFKIFADGGNNLVRVRLWHNPTWTNYSNFEDVEKTIQRAKNTNTKVLLDFHYSDDWVDPEKQEIPKAWLPVVDNLPVLGDSIYNYTYRILDKLSRKNLLPEMVQVGNEINLMILQKDNNANAMDWSRNSYLINKGIKAVRDLSSAKNKNIEVMLHIAQPENGVWWFKEANENGVTDFDWIGLSYYPNWSQYTIQNVTPVLKSLIDTYNKKLMIVETAYPFSLLNADSANNILGTDALISGYDATQVGQLKYLLDLKTAIKNAGGSGLVYWEPAWVSNNCSTRWGQGSHWDNATLFDANYKPTLGFDFYSSEN; this comes from the coding sequence ATGAAATCTATTCTTAAGCAAAGACTAAAGTACCTCTTGTTATATTTTTTATCTATTTTATTACTTTCTTGTTCCACAGAAAAGGAAGCAAATAATGATACCACTATTTTACCAGAAACAACCGAAAGTGAATTTTATCTAGGTGCAGATTTATCCTATGTAAATGAAATGGAAAACTGTGGAGTGACCTATAAAAATAAAGATGGCGACTCAGAAGATGTATTCAAAATTTTTGCTGATGGAGGAAACAATTTAGTTCGTGTTCGTTTGTGGCATAACCCAACTTGGACCAATTACTCTAACTTCGAAGATGTAGAAAAAACAATTCAAAGAGCAAAAAACACAAATACAAAAGTACTTTTAGATTTTCATTATTCAGATGATTGGGTAGATCCTGAAAAACAAGAAATACCTAAAGCCTGGTTGCCAGTTGTAGACAATTTACCAGTCTTAGGAGATTCAATCTATAATTATACTTATAGGATTTTAGACAAGTTATCTCGTAAAAATCTGCTACCAGAAATGGTTCAAGTGGGTAATGAAATTAATTTGATGATTTTACAAAAAGACAACAATGCAAATGCTATGGATTGGTCTAGAAATTCCTATTTAATTAATAAAGGTATTAAAGCAGTAAGAGATTTATCATCAGCAAAAAACAAGAATATAGAAGTAATGCTGCATATTGCTCAGCCAGAAAATGGTGTTTGGTGGTTTAAGGAAGCAAACGAAAATGGAGTTACAGATTTCGATTGGATTGGTTTATCTTATTATCCAAATTGGTCTCAATATACCATTCAAAACGTAACACCTGTTTTAAAAAGTTTAATTGATACCTACAATAAAAAATTAATGATTGTAGAAACCGCTTATCCATTTAGCCTTTTAAATGCAGATAGTGCAAATAATATTTTAGGTACAGATGCTTTAATTTCTGGGTATGATGCCACTCAAGTTGGGCAGTTAAAATATCTATTAGACTTAAAAACAGCCATAAAAAATGCAGGTGGTTCAGGTTTAGTTTATTGGGAGCCTGCTTGGGTTTCTAACAATTGCTCTACTAGGTGGGGCCAAGGTTCTCATTGGGACAATGCCACTTTATTTGATGCCAATTACAAACCAACCTTAGGTTTCGATTTCTATAGTTCAGAGAATTAA
- a CDS encoding (2Fe-2S)-binding protein, which produces MPNYTLNINGKNQSVTADEDTPLLWVLRDELNLVGTKFGCGIAQCGACTVHLDGTAVRSCQMKVSLLDDVKITTIEGLSEDGKHPVQEAWKEIDVPQCGYCQAGQIMTASAFLNENNNPSEEEIREAMHGNICRCASYNRIEKAVKVAAEKM; this is translated from the coding sequence ATGCCAAACTATACTTTAAATATTAATGGAAAAAATCAGTCTGTTACTGCAGATGAAGACACTCCCCTTTTATGGGTTTTAAGAGATGAACTAAATTTAGTTGGTACAAAGTTTGGTTGTGGTATTGCACAATGTGGTGCTTGCACTGTTCATTTAGATGGAACAGCTGTAAGAAGTTGTCAAATGAAAGTTTCACTATTAGATGATGTAAAAATTACAACTATAGAAGGATTATCTGAAGATGGTAAACACCCTGTGCAAGAAGCTTGGAAAGAAATAGATGTACCTCAATGTGGTTATTGTCAAGCAGGTCAAATCATGACTGCTTCTGCATTTCTAAATGAAAATAATAATCCATCAGAAGAAGAAATTAGAGAAGCAATGCATGGTAATATTTGCAGATGCGCATCTTATAATAGAATTGAAAAAGCAGTAAAAGTAGCTGCAGAAAAAATGTAA